The following proteins come from a genomic window of Kitasatospora sp. NBC_01246:
- a CDS encoding ABC transporter ATP-binding protein, whose protein sequence is MTTVIEKNQKSGRLEIGTPLLEVRDLHVEFHTRDGVAKAVNGVNYSVSAGETLAVLGESGSGKSVTAQTIMGILDMPPGKISQGQILFRGEDMLAMKEEQRRLIRGQKIAMIFQDALSSLNPVMTVGDQLGEMFRVHKGMSKKDARAKAVELMERVRIPAAKQRVGDYPHQFSGGMRQRIMIAMALSMEPDLIIADEPTTALDVTVQAQVMDLLAELQAEYNMGLILITHDLGVVADVADKIAVMYAGRIVETAPVHDLYANPAHPYTKGLLRSIPRLDQKGQELYAIKGLPPNLLKVPAGCAFNPRCDVATDQCRTEIPKLHQVTDKDGTELTGRRSACHLWKETLHG, encoded by the coding sequence GGAGGTCCGTGACCTCCACGTGGAGTTCCACACCCGGGACGGCGTCGCCAAGGCCGTGAACGGCGTCAACTACTCCGTTTCCGCCGGTGAGACCCTGGCGGTGCTGGGTGAGTCCGGCTCCGGCAAGTCGGTGACCGCCCAGACCATCATGGGCATCCTGGACATGCCGCCCGGCAAGATCAGCCAGGGCCAGATCCTCTTCCGCGGCGAGGACATGCTCGCCATGAAGGAGGAGCAGCGCCGGCTGATCCGCGGCCAGAAGATCGCGATGATCTTCCAGGACGCGCTCTCCTCGCTGAACCCCGTGATGACCGTGGGCGACCAGCTCGGCGAGATGTTCCGGGTGCACAAGGGCATGTCCAAGAAGGACGCCCGGGCCAAGGCCGTCGAGCTGATGGAGCGGGTGCGCATCCCCGCCGCCAAGCAGCGCGTCGGCGACTACCCGCACCAGTTCTCCGGCGGCATGCGCCAGCGCATCATGATCGCGATGGCGCTCTCCATGGAGCCCGACCTGATCATCGCCGACGAGCCCACCACCGCCCTGGACGTCACCGTCCAGGCCCAGGTGATGGACCTCCTCGCGGAGCTGCAGGCCGAGTACAACATGGGCCTGATCCTGATCACCCACGACCTCGGCGTGGTCGCCGACGTCGCGGACAAGATCGCCGTGATGTACGCCGGCCGGATCGTCGAGACCGCCCCGGTCCACGACCTGTACGCCAACCCCGCGCACCCGTACACCAAGGGCCTGCTCCGCTCCATCCCGCGCCTGGACCAGAAGGGCCAGGAGCTGTACGCGATCAAGGGCCTGCCTCCGAACCTGCTGAAGGTCCCGGCCGGCTGCGCGTTCAACCCCCGCTGTGACGTCGCCACCGACCAGTGCCGCACGGAGATCCCGAAGCTGCACCAGGTGACCGACAAGGACGGCACGGAGCTCACCGGCCGCCGCAGCGCGTGCCACCTCTGGAAGGAGACCCTCCATGGCTGA
- a CDS encoding ABC transporter permease — MGRYVVRRIIQAIPVILGATFLIYALVFLLPGDPITALAGEKRQDPAVVAVLRDRYHLDDPFFIQYWDYLVGLFKGDFGEDYRGNEVVDVMKTAFPYTINLAVTALVIEMVVGVTAGVIAALRRGKFIDNVVLISTLMVISIPVFVIGFVLQLVLGVKLNTDYGIDFFPVSFNEDAGFRSYLLPAYVLASTSLAYIARLTRTSLIEVMRADYVRTAVAKGLSPLRVVVRHGLRNALIPIVTFLGMDLGGLMGGAVITEGIFNIPGVGHQLFQSVYLRERTIVVGIVSALVLVYLFANLVVDLLYAVLDPRIRYE; from the coding sequence ATGGGCCGCTATGTGGTCCGCCGGATCATCCAGGCCATACCTGTGATCCTCGGCGCGACGTTCCTGATCTACGCACTGGTCTTCCTGCTGCCTGGCGACCCCATCACGGCACTGGCCGGTGAGAAACGGCAGGACCCTGCCGTCGTCGCGGTCCTGCGGGACCGCTACCACCTGGACGACCCGTTCTTCATCCAGTACTGGGACTACCTGGTCGGCCTGTTCAAGGGCGACTTCGGGGAGGACTACCGCGGCAACGAGGTCGTGGACGTCATGAAGACGGCGTTCCCGTACACCATCAACCTGGCGGTGACCGCGCTGGTCATCGAGATGGTGGTGGGTGTCACCGCGGGTGTGATCGCCGCCCTGCGCCGCGGCAAGTTCATCGACAACGTGGTGCTGATCTCGACCCTGATGGTCATCTCGATCCCGGTCTTCGTGATCGGCTTCGTGCTGCAACTGGTGCTCGGGGTGAAGCTCAACACCGATTACGGCATCGACTTCTTCCCGGTCTCGTTCAACGAGGACGCCGGCTTCCGGTCCTATCTGCTACCGGCCTACGTCCTCGCCTCCACCTCGCTGGCGTACATCGCGCGGCTCACCCGGACCAGCCTGATCGAGGTGATGCGGGCGGACTACGTCCGCACGGCGGTCGCCAAGGGCCTCAGCCCGCTGCGGGTGGTCGTCCGGCACGGCCTGCGCAACGCGCTGATCCCGATCGTCACCTTCTTGGGCATGGACCTCGGCGGGCTGATGGGCGGCGCGGTCATCACCGAGGGCATCTTCAACATCCCCGGGGTCGGACACCAGCTCTTCCAGTCCGTCTACCTGCGCGAACGCACCATCGTGGTGGGCATCGTGAGCGCCCTGGTGCTCGTCTACCTGTTCGCCAACCTGGTGGTCGACCTGCTGTACGCCGTTCTGGACCCGAGGATCCGCTATGAGTGA
- a CDS encoding ABC transporter permease has protein sequence MGSYVLRRVLQMIPVFFGSTFLIFLMVYTLPGDPVAALFGDKAADPAVVANLKHKYYLDQPLWKQYLHYMGNLFQGDFGTSFTGRSVTDIMADAFPVTIRLALMAFAFELIVGLALGLVSGLRRGSVQDTLVLVLTLVVISIPVFVLAYIAQTIFATNLGWVTPTVQDSKDLSQLILPAIVLGSLSLAYVARLTRTSIGENLRADYMRTAVAKGLPRRTVITRHLLRNSLIPVVTFLGTDLGALMGGAIVTEGIFNVQGIGNVLYRAINQKEGPTVVGIVTVLVIVYLVASLIVDLLYAVLDPRIRYA, from the coding sequence ATGGGAAGTTATGTGCTGCGGCGGGTGCTGCAGATGATCCCGGTGTTCTTCGGCTCCACATTCCTGATCTTCCTGATGGTCTACACGCTGCCCGGGGACCCCGTCGCGGCGCTCTTCGGGGACAAGGCCGCGGACCCGGCGGTGGTGGCCAATCTGAAGCACAAGTACTACCTCGACCAGCCGCTATGGAAGCAGTACCTGCACTACATGGGGAACCTCTTCCAGGGCGACTTCGGGACGAGCTTCACCGGCCGCTCGGTCACCGACATCATGGCGGACGCCTTCCCGGTCACCATCAGGCTGGCGCTGATGGCCTTCGCCTTCGAGCTGATCGTCGGGCTGGCGCTCGGCCTGGTCTCCGGCCTCAGGCGCGGCAGCGTCCAGGACACCCTGGTGCTGGTCCTGACCCTGGTGGTGATCTCGATCCCGGTGTTCGTGCTGGCCTACATCGCCCAGACGATCTTCGCGACCAACCTGGGCTGGGTCACCCCGACCGTGCAGGACTCCAAGGACCTCTCCCAGCTGATCCTGCCCGCGATCGTGCTGGGATCGCTCTCCCTCGCCTACGTCGCCCGGCTCACCCGGACCTCGATCGGGGAGAACCTGCGGGCGGACTACATGCGCACGGCGGTCGCCAAGGGCCTGCCCCGGCGCACCGTCATCACCCGCCACCTGCTCCGCAACTCGCTGATCCCGGTGGTCACCTTCCTCGGGACCGACCTGGGCGCGCTGATGGGCGGTGCGATCGTCACGGAGGGCATCTTCAACGTCCAGGGCATCGGCAACGTGCTGTACCGGGCGATCAACCAGAAGGAGGGCCCCACCGTGGTCGGCATCGTGACCGTCCTGGTGATCGTCTACCTGGTCGCCTCCCTGATCGTCGACCTGCTCTACGCGGTCCTGGACCCGAGGATCCGTTATGCCTGA
- a CDS encoding peptide ABC transporter substrate-binding protein, which translates to MPAATRARWVLAAATSVALVASGCSSSGGGSSSSDSGKTFSYQSSEPQNPLQPANANETGGGRILQNLFKGLVDYDPSNAKIRMQVADSIETSDSQTFNVTLKTGWTFHDGTPVTSKNFVDAWNWGATTSNNQINSSWFSDIEGYQDVHPASGQPTATAMSGLTVVDDTHFTIKLHTKVSYFEYKLGYIAFSPLPTAFFSDPTGFGQKPVGNGAYQFVSWSHNQQVVTKAYPNYQGVDKPKNGGIVFKMYNTSEAAYADLQSNNLDVMDQVPPSALATYKSDLGDRAIDSPQGAIQNIGFTLYQPDWAGPDKAKVRQGLSMAIDRDTITKTVLQGSRKPASAWVAEGVEGYKAGQCGDNCTFDATKAKQLIAEGGGVPGNKLTITYNADGGHKEWVDAVCNSIRQSTGVDCVGDPKPDFKTARAAITGHQINGAFRTGWVQDYPLNANFMADVYRTGAASNDFGYSSPQFDQLATEADQAASVADTVTGYQKAETVLANDMPAIPLWYYRTNSGYSANVQNVKFDSFGNPAWTQVEVKG; encoded by the coding sequence ATGCCCGCAGCCACTCGCGCTCGATGGGTCCTCGCCGCTGCGACATCTGTGGCCCTGGTGGCCAGTGGGTGCAGCAGTAGCGGCGGAGGCAGTAGTTCGTCGGACAGCGGCAAGACCTTCAGCTACCAGAGCAGTGAGCCGCAGAACCCCTTGCAGCCCGCGAACGCGAACGAGACCGGCGGCGGCCGCATCCTGCAGAACCTGTTCAAGGGGCTGGTGGACTACGACCCCAGCAACGCGAAGATCCGGATGCAGGTCGCGGACTCGATCGAGACCAGCGACTCGCAGACCTTCAACGTCACCCTGAAGACCGGCTGGACGTTCCACGACGGCACCCCGGTCACCTCGAAGAACTTCGTCGACGCCTGGAACTGGGGCGCGACCACCAGCAACAACCAGATCAACAGCTCCTGGTTCTCGGACATCGAGGGCTACCAGGACGTCCACCCGGCCAGCGGCCAGCCGACCGCCACCGCGATGTCCGGCCTGACCGTCGTGGACGACACGCACTTCACCATCAAGCTGCACACCAAGGTCTCGTACTTCGAGTACAAGCTGGGCTACATCGCCTTCTCCCCGCTGCCGACCGCCTTCTTCAGCGACCCGACCGGGTTCGGACAGAAGCCGGTGGGCAACGGCGCCTACCAGTTCGTCAGCTGGAGCCACAACCAGCAGGTGGTGACCAAGGCGTACCCGAACTACCAGGGCGTGGACAAGCCGAAGAACGGCGGCATCGTCTTCAAGATGTACAACACGTCCGAGGCCGCCTACGCGGACCTGCAGTCCAACAACCTCGACGTGATGGACCAGGTGCCGCCGTCCGCGCTGGCGACGTACAAGAGCGACCTGGGCGACCGGGCGATCGACTCGCCGCAGGGTGCGATCCAGAACATCGGCTTCACGCTCTACCAGCCGGACTGGGCCGGCCCGGACAAGGCGAAGGTCCGTCAGGGGCTGTCGATGGCGATCGACCGCGACACCATCACGAAGACCGTGCTGCAGGGCTCGCGCAAGCCGGCCTCCGCGTGGGTCGCCGAGGGCGTCGAGGGCTACAAGGCCGGCCAGTGCGGCGACAACTGCACCTTCGACGCCACCAAGGCCAAGCAGCTGATCGCCGAGGGCGGCGGCGTCCCCGGCAACAAGCTGACGATCACCTACAACGCCGACGGCGGCCACAAGGAGTGGGTGGACGCGGTCTGCAACTCGATCCGGCAGAGCACCGGCGTGGACTGCGTGGGTGACCCGAAGCCCGACTTCAAGACCGCCCGCGCGGCGATCACCGGGCACCAGATCAACGGCGCCTTCCGCACCGGCTGGGTTCAGGACTACCCGCTGAACGCCAACTTCATGGCCGACGTCTACCGCACCGGCGCCGCGTCCAACGACTTCGGCTACAGCAGCCCGCAGTTCGACCAGCTGGCCACCGAGGCGGACCAGGCGGCCAGCGTGGCGGACACCGTGACGGGCTACCAGAAGGCGGAGACGGTGCTGGCGAACGACATGCCGGCCATCCCGCTCTGGTACTACCGCACCAACTCGGGCTACTCGGCGAACGTCCAGAACGTGAAGTTCGACTCCTTCGGCAACCCGGCCTGGACCCAGGTCGAGGTCAAGGGCTGA
- a CDS encoding ABC transporter permease: MAVEQETLVEGDPAKREEARSLWGDAWRDLRRRPIFLISAVLILLLVVMAIFPWAFTDADPRKADLVNDYLKRPDWSDFFGAGWFGYDGQGRSIYARVVYGARASITVGIFVTLGVTLLGGLTGMVAGYFGGAVDAVISRVVDIFFGIPLLLGALVLLGAFSARTVWSVVIALAVLGWTQIARVMRGAVLTVKQSDYVVAGRALGASTGRLMFRHILPNAIAPVIVVATIALGGYIATEATLSFLGIGLQDPTISWGIDIASAQKVIRTAPYVLFFPAVALSITVLAFIMLGDAVRDALDPKLR, encoded by the coding sequence ATGGCGGTCGAGCAGGAGACCCTGGTCGAGGGCGATCCGGCCAAGCGGGAGGAGGCCCGCAGCCTGTGGGGCGACGCCTGGCGGGACCTGCGGCGCCGGCCGATCTTCCTGATCTCGGCGGTCCTGATCCTCCTGCTGGTCGTGATGGCGATCTTCCCCTGGGCCTTCACCGACGCCGATCCGCGCAAGGCCGACCTGGTCAACGACTACCTCAAGCGCCCGGACTGGTCGGACTTCTTCGGCGCCGGCTGGTTCGGCTACGACGGCCAGGGCCGGTCCATCTACGCCCGGGTGGTCTACGGGGCCCGCGCCTCGATCACCGTCGGCATCTTCGTGACCCTGGGGGTCACCCTGCTCGGCGGGCTGACCGGGATGGTCGCCGGGTACTTCGGCGGCGCGGTGGACGCCGTGATCTCCCGCGTCGTCGACATCTTCTTCGGTATCCCGCTGCTGCTCGGCGCGCTGGTCCTGCTGGGCGCGTTCTCCGCCCGCACGGTGTGGAGCGTGGTCATCGCCCTCGCGGTGCTCGGCTGGACGCAGATCGCGCGCGTCATGCGCGGGGCCGTCCTGACCGTCAAACAGTCCGACTACGTGGTGGCCGGCCGGGCGCTCGGCGCGAGCACCGGGCGGTTGATGTTCCGGCACATCCTGCCGAACGCGATCGCGCCGGTGATCGTCGTCGCCACGATCGCGCTGGGCGGCTACATCGCGACCGAGGCCACGCTGAGCTTCCTCGGCATCGGCCTGCAGGATCCGACCATCTCCTGGGGCATCGACATCGCCTCCGCCCAGAAGGTCATCCGGACGGCCCCGTACGTGCTGTTCTTCCCGGCCGTGGCGCTCTCGATCACCGTGCTGGCCTTCATCATGCTGGGTGACGCGGTGCGCGACGCCCTCGACCCGAAGCTTCGCTGA
- a CDS encoding ABC transporter ATP-binding protein — MASPLGPAVPKEEAFAQAVRPGEPILEVRDLVKHFPLTRGVVFKKQVGAVKAVDGVSFDLMQGETLGIVGESGCGKSTLAKVLMNLEPATGGSVRYKGEEISRLSGSALKAVRRNIQMVFQDPYTSLNPRMTVGDIIGEPYEIHSEVAPKGDRRRAVQDLLDVVGLNPEYINRYPHQFSGGQRQRIGIARGLALKPEVIICDEPVSALDVSVQAQVINLLEQLQGEFNLSYMFIAHDLSIVRHISDRVGVMYLGKMVEIGSDREIYDHATHPYTQALLSAVPVPDPTARESRDRIVLVGDVPSPANPPSGCRFRTRCWKARDRCAVEVPLLAAPAWLDGHARHDSACHFAAERGGPDGGEGAAGTPEPPPESS, encoded by the coding sequence ATGGCTAGCCCGCTCGGGCCCGCGGTGCCCAAGGAGGAGGCGTTCGCGCAGGCCGTGCGGCCCGGCGAACCGATCCTCGAAGTCCGGGACCTGGTCAAGCACTTCCCGCTGACGAGGGGCGTCGTCTTCAAGAAGCAGGTCGGCGCCGTGAAAGCGGTCGACGGGGTCAGCTTCGACCTGATGCAGGGGGAGACGCTCGGCATCGTGGGGGAGTCCGGCTGCGGCAAGTCCACGCTGGCCAAGGTGCTGATGAACCTGGAGCCGGCCACCGGCGGATCGGTGCGCTACAAGGGGGAGGAGATCTCCCGGCTCTCCGGCTCCGCCCTGAAGGCGGTGCGGCGCAACATCCAGATGGTGTTCCAGGACCCGTACACCTCGCTCAACCCGCGGATGACGGTCGGTGACATCATCGGCGAGCCGTACGAGATCCACTCCGAGGTGGCGCCGAAGGGCGACCGGCGCCGGGCCGTCCAGGACCTGCTGGACGTGGTGGGTCTGAACCCGGAGTACATCAACCGGTACCCGCACCAGTTCTCCGGCGGTCAGCGCCAGCGCATCGGCATCGCCCGGGGGCTGGCGCTCAAGCCGGAGGTGATCATCTGTGACGAGCCGGTCTCGGCGCTGGACGTCTCCGTCCAGGCGCAGGTGATCAACCTGCTGGAGCAGCTGCAGGGCGAGTTCAACCTCTCGTACATGTTCATCGCGCACGACCTCTCGATCGTCCGGCACATCTCCGACCGGGTCGGCGTGATGTACCTGGGCAAGATGGTGGAGATCGGCTCCGACCGGGAGATCTACGACCACGCGACGCATCCGTACACCCAGGCACTGCTCTCCGCGGTGCCGGTGCCGGACCCGACGGCGCGCGAGTCCCGGGACCGGATCGTGCTCGTCGGGGACGTGCCGTCGCCGGCCAACCCGCCGTCCGGCTGCCGGTTCCGCACCCGCTGCTGGAAGGCGCGGGACAGGTGCGCCGTGGAGGTGCCGCTGCTGGCCGCCCCGGCCTGGCTGGACGGGCACGCCCGGCACGACTCGGCCTGCCACTTCGCGGCGGAGCGCGGGGGCCCGGACGGCGGGGAGGGCGCGGCGGGCACGCCGGAACCCCCACCCGAATCCAGTTGA
- a CDS encoding ABC transporter ATP-binding protein — MTTAVDTGKPQRETPYEGPLLDVRDLHVEFVTRDGVAKAVNGVNYSVRAGETLAVLGESGSGKSVTAQAIMGILDMPPARIPQGEIRFRGRDMLTMGKEERRKIRGQKIAMIFQDALSSLNPVLSVGFQLGEMFRAHHGASRKEAKAKAVELMDRVRIPAAKERVNDYPHQFSGGMRQRIMIAMALALEPDLIIADEPTTALDVTVQAQVMDLLAELQAEFHMGLILITHDLGVVADVADKIAVMYAGRIVETAPVHELYARPAHPYTRGLLDSIPRLDQKGQELYAIKGLPPNLLRIPPGCAFNPRCPRAQDICRAEVPELFQVTADDGSELAGRGSACFFWKETLHG, encoded by the coding sequence GTGACCACAGCTGTCGACACCGGCAAGCCCCAGCGGGAGACGCCCTACGAGGGGCCGCTGCTGGACGTCCGGGACCTGCACGTGGAGTTCGTCACCCGGGACGGCGTGGCGAAGGCGGTCAACGGGGTCAACTACAGCGTCCGGGCGGGGGAGACCCTGGCGGTGCTGGGGGAGTCCGGTTCGGGCAAGTCGGTGACCGCGCAGGCGATCATGGGCATCCTAGACATGCCCCCGGCCCGCATCCCGCAGGGCGAGATCCGCTTCCGGGGCCGGGACATGTTGACGATGGGCAAGGAGGAGCGCCGGAAGATCCGCGGCCAGAAGATCGCGATGATCTTCCAGGACGCGCTCTCCTCGCTGAACCCGGTGCTGAGCGTGGGCTTCCAGCTCGGCGAGATGTTCCGGGCCCACCACGGGGCGTCGCGCAAGGAGGCCAAGGCCAAGGCCGTCGAGCTGATGGACCGGGTGCGCATCCCGGCGGCGAAGGAACGGGTCAACGACTATCCGCACCAGTTCTCCGGCGGCATGCGCCAGCGCATCATGATCGCGATGGCGCTGGCCCTGGAGCCGGACCTGATCATCGCGGACGAGCCGACCACCGCGCTGGACGTGACCGTGCAGGCGCAGGTGATGGACCTGCTGGCCGAGCTGCAGGCCGAGTTCCACATGGGGCTGATCCTGATCACCCACGACCTCGGCGTGGTCGCCGACGTCGCGGACAAGATCGCCGTGATGTACGCGGGCCGGATCGTCGAGACCGCCCCCGTGCACGAGCTGTACGCGCGGCCGGCCCACCCGTACACCCGGGGCCTACTGGACTCGATCCCGCGGCTGGACCAGAAGGGCCAGGAGCTCTACGCGATCAAGGGGCTGCCGCCCAACCTGCTGCGGATCCCGCCGGGTTGCGCGTTCAACCCGCGCTGCCCGCGCGCCCAGGACATCTGCCGGGCCGAGGTGCCCGAGCTCTTCCAGGTCACCGCGGACGACGGCAGCGAGCTGGCCGGGCGGGGCAGTGCCTGCTTCTTCTGGAAGGAGACCCTCCATGGCTAG
- a CDS encoding ABC transporter ATP-binding protein, protein MAEPILEVKDLVKHYPLTQGILFKKQVGAVKAVDGISFDLMKGETLGIVGESGCGKSTLAKVLMNLERATSGQVLFKGEDISKLSGSALKAVRRNIQMVFQDPYTSLNPRMTVGDIIGEPFEIHPEVAPKGDRRKAVQDLLDVVGLNPEYINRYPHQFSGGQRQRIGIARGLALKPEIIICDEPVSALDVSVQAQVINLLDQLQSEFELSYMFIAHDLSIVRHISDRVGVMYLGKMVEIGTDEAIYENATHPYTQALLSAVPVPDPTARESRDRIILTGDIPSPANPPSGCRFRTRCWKAEERCATEVPLLAVPSTLSGAAAHESACHFAEVRETAAAV, encoded by the coding sequence ATGGCTGAGCCCATCCTGGAGGTCAAGGACCTGGTCAAGCACTACCCGCTGACCCAGGGCATCCTCTTCAAGAAGCAGGTCGGCGCGGTCAAGGCGGTCGACGGCATCTCCTTCGACCTGATGAAGGGCGAGACGCTCGGCATCGTCGGCGAGTCCGGCTGTGGCAAGTCCACGCTGGCCAAGGTGCTGATGAACCTGGAGCGGGCCACCTCCGGCCAGGTGCTGTTCAAGGGCGAGGACATCTCCAAGCTGTCCGGCTCCGCCCTGAAGGCGGTCCGCCGGAACATCCAGATGGTGTTCCAGGACCCGTACACCTCGCTCAACCCGCGCATGACGGTCGGCGACATCATCGGCGAGCCCTTCGAGATCCACCCCGAGGTGGCTCCCAAGGGCGACCGCCGCAAGGCCGTCCAGGACCTCCTGGACGTCGTCGGCCTGAACCCGGAGTACATCAACCGGTACCCGCACCAGTTCTCCGGCGGCCAGCGCCAGCGCATCGGCATCGCCCGCGGCCTCGCGCTCAAGCCCGAGATCATCATCTGCGACGAGCCGGTCTCCGCCCTGGACGTCTCCGTCCAGGCGCAGGTGATCAACCTGCTGGACCAGCTGCAGAGCGAGTTCGAGCTCTCGTACATGTTCATCGCGCACGACCTCTCGATCGTCCGGCACATCTCCGACCGCGTCGGCGTGATGTACCTCGGCAAGATGGTCGAGATCGGCACGGACGAGGCGATCTACGAGAACGCCACGCACCCGTACACCCAGGCGCTGCTCTCCGCGGTGCCGGTGCCGGACCCGACGGCGCGCGAGTCCCGGGACCGGATCATCCTGACCGGCGACATCCCCTCGCCGGCCAACCCGCCGTCCGGCTGCCGGTTCCGCACCCGCTGCTGGAAGGCGGAGGAGCGCTGCGCCACCGAGGTCCCGCTGCTGGCGGTGCCCAGCACGCTCAGCGGTGCGGCGGCCCACGAGTCGGCCTGCCACTTCGCCGAGGTCCGGGAGACGGCCGCCGCCGTCTGA
- a CDS encoding peptide ABC transporter substrate-binding protein: protein MRLTKTMRWTALAACTALAISACSTGGDKKSSSEASGAGSDKKGGSISVELGEPQHGLVPQNTSESEGAEVLNAIFAGLVDYDIKDNSPKLRVAESIESQDATTWTIKLKDGYTFHNGEKVTAQSFVDAWNYGANQDNAQEALPFFDKILGSDELAPGKDKKPTADKLKGLAVVDDKTFTVTLKAPFSQFKTMLGYNAFFPLPKAFFTDPKAFEDAPIGNGAFQIDGKWEHNKQIKVKRFENFPASDGKAKLDSVTFKIYDKLDTAYNDLRADNIQITDKLPISAMATVAQEFGDRYIYKPDSGVGYLGFPISTNPAFASPDLRKAISMAIDRESITKTIFSGTRKPADDFINPIIPGYRQGALGDAAKYDPAKAKALFAQAGGLPGNTLEIGYNADGGHKEWIEAVGNQLKANLGIEVTFKPFEKFGAILTALGEHKYSGAFRMAWSMDYPSIENYLRPIFSKVAIDNGSNYGGYVNEEFEALLSKADAAKTDAEGIKLYQQADDILVKDLPYIPVYTYMSSAAYTKTVKNVNVNAQGQMDLANVELA from the coding sequence ATGAGGCTCACCAAGACCATGCGTTGGACCGCGCTCGCGGCGTGCACCGCACTCGCGATCTCCGCCTGCAGCACCGGCGGCGACAAGAAGTCCTCCAGCGAGGCGAGCGGCGCCGGGTCGGACAAGAAGGGTGGCTCGATCAGCGTCGAGCTGGGTGAGCCGCAGCACGGGCTGGTGCCCCAGAACACCTCCGAGTCCGAGGGTGCCGAGGTGCTCAACGCGATCTTCGCGGGCCTGGTCGACTACGACATCAAGGACAACTCGCCCAAGCTCCGGGTCGCCGAGTCGATCGAGAGCCAGGACGCCACCACCTGGACGATCAAGCTGAAGGACGGCTACACCTTCCACAACGGCGAGAAGGTGACCGCCCAGTCCTTCGTCGATGCCTGGAACTACGGTGCCAACCAGGACAACGCGCAGGAGGCCCTGCCGTTCTTCGACAAGATCCTCGGCTCCGACGAGCTGGCCCCCGGCAAGGACAAGAAGCCCACCGCCGACAAGCTCAAGGGCCTCGCGGTCGTCGACGACAAGACCTTCACCGTCACCCTCAAGGCGCCGTTCTCGCAGTTCAAGACGATGCTCGGCTACAACGCGTTCTTCCCGCTCCCGAAGGCGTTCTTCACCGACCCGAAGGCCTTCGAGGACGCGCCGATCGGCAACGGCGCGTTCCAGATCGACGGGAAGTGGGAGCACAACAAGCAGATCAAGGTGAAGCGCTTCGAGAACTTCCCGGCGTCCGACGGAAAGGCCAAGCTGGATTCCGTCACGTTCAAGATTTACGACAAGCTGGACACCGCGTACAACGATCTGCGAGCGGACAACATCCAGATCACCGACAAGCTGCCGATCTCGGCGATGGCGACCGTCGCCCAGGAGTTCGGCGACCGCTACATCTACAAGCCGGATTCCGGCGTCGGTTACCTCGGATTCCCGATCTCGACGAATCCGGCATTCGCCAGTCCGGACCTCCGCAAGGCGATCTCGATGGCGATAGACCGGGAATCGATCACCAAGACCATCTTCTCGGGCACCCGCAAGCCCGCCGACGACTTCATCAACCCGATCATTCCCGGGTACCGCCAGGGCGCGCTCGGCGACGCCGCGAAGTACGACCCCGCGAAGGCCAAGGCGCTCTTCGCCCAGGCCGGCGGCCTGCCCGGCAACACGCTGGAGATCGGCTACAACGCCGACGGCGGCCACAAGGAGTGGATCGAGGCCGTCGGCAACCAGCTCAAGGCGAACCTCGGGATCGAGGTCACCTTCAAGCCGTTCGAGAAGTTCGGCGCGATCCTCACCGCGCTGGGCGAGCACAAGTACTCCGGCGCCTTCCGGATGGCCTGGTCGATGGACTACCCGTCGATCGAGAACTACCTGCGGCCGATCTTCTCCAAGGTCGCCATCGACAACGGGTCCAACTACGGCGGCTACGTCAACGAGGAGTTCGAGGCCCTGCTGTCCAAGGCGGACGCGGCCAAGACCGACGCCGAGGGCATCAAGCTCTACCAGCAGGCCGACGACATCCTGGTCAAGGACCTGCCGTACATCCCGGTCTACACCTACATGTCCTCCGCGGCGTACACCAAGACCGTCAAGAACGTGAACGTCAACGCCCAGGGACAGATGGACCTGGCCAACGTCGAACTGGCCTGA